A section of the Drosophila sechellia strain sech25 chromosome 3L, ASM438219v1, whole genome shotgun sequence genome encodes:
- the LOC6605410 gene encoding carbonic anhydrase 2: MRRCHNNPFAIVIAPILICASLVLAQDFGYEGRHGPEHWSEDYARCSGKHQSPINIDQVSAVEKKFPRLEFFNFKVVPDNLQITNNGHTVLVKMSYNEDEIPSVRGGPLAEKSSLGYQFEQFHFHWGENDTIGSEDLINNRAYPAELHVVLRNLEYPDFASALDKDHGIAVMAFFFQVGDKSTGGYEGFTNLLSQIDRKGKSVNMTNPLPLGEYISRSVESYFSYTGSLTTPPCSEEVTWIDFTTPIDITEKQLNAFRLLTANDDHLKNNFRPIQPLNDRILYKNYIEIPIHNMGSIPLVNAENAAGKWRAQAAAVLLPLVVLAALSRTFIFRAF; this comes from the exons ATGAGGAGGTGTCACAACAACCCGTTCGCAATTGTCATTGCTCCGATCTTGATTTGTG CTTCTTTGGTCTTGGCCCAAGATTTTGGCTACGAGGGCAGACATGGACCCGAGCACTGGAGCGAGGATTATGCCCGCTGCAGTGGAAAGCATCAGAGTCCCATAAACATCGACCAGGTCAGCGCCGTGGAGAAGAAGTTTCCCAGGCTGGAGTTCTTCAATTTCAAAGTGGTGCCCGACAATCttcaaataaccaacaatGGCCATACAGTGCTGGTGAAGATGAGCTATAACGAGGACGAGATCCCAAGTGTGCGTGGTGGTCCTTTGGCGGAGAAATCTTCGCTGGGCTACCAGTTCGAGCAGTTCCACTTTCACTGGGGCGAGAACGATACGATTGGCAGTGAGGATTTGATCAACAATCGTGCCTATCCCGCCGAGTTGCACGTGGTATTGCGGAATCTAGAGTATCCGGACTTTGCCAGCGCCCTGGACAAGGATCATGGCATTGCCGTGATGGCCTTCTTCTTTCAG GTGGGCGACAAATCAACTGGTGGCTACGAGGGCTTCACCAACTTGCTCTCCCAGATTGACCGCAAAGGCAAGAGCGTTAACATGACCAATCCACTGCCACTGGGCGAGTACATCTCGAGGTCCGTGGAAAGCTACTTTAGCTACACTGGTTCTCTGACCACACCACCGTGCAGTGAGGAGGTCACCTGGATTGACTTCACAACGCCCATTGACATTACGGAGAAGcag TTGAATGCCTTCCGTCTGCTGACCGCCAATGATGATCATCTGAAGAACAATTTCCGACCCATCCAGCCGCTGAACGATCGCATCTTGTACAAGAACTACATAGAAATTCCGATTCACAACATGGGCTCGATTCCACTAGTCAATGCGGAAAATGCCGCTGGCAAGTGGAGGGCACAAGCCGCAGCAGTGCTGTTGCCCCTCGTTGTCCTCGCTGCATTGTCAAGGACCTTCATTTTCCGGGCTTTTTAA